A stretch of Microbacterium caowuchunii DNA encodes these proteins:
- a CDS encoding ATP-binding protein: MDRGSALTSWEPRDPGLWGRGMRPWLPAWWVWPIAAAGIGALAASGLYFTPPGGTLAIWWPAAGLSVWFVLVNPPRRRALALALVFVVTAGANLLSGRDPGLALGLSFANATEAFVVALLLGFGGGRFGLLTITHALRFLLAVAAGALVLGALVGATVQAVQGGDLLDAAVPAAASHAAAVLLVAPFALIPARAGDPFRWGEVAIQTAILALAILVVFRPGAYLPLAFLPFTVVTWAAFRFPMAIAFAQSLVAAVAVIALSFSGGGPFAAIGLSTTDLAITVEVFLVALATITVLMVAARNELRRATRTAATTTRLITGGFLESEVGLVIAERERGTSTVIWANDAARNLLSGELSPEGRWAGDIEAATQTALRGEAEQVHERGGTVIRLLANRVPGDPRRFAVQLVDVTSTVRMMQARTEAELERDAARTARIDLERQRDDFVATTSHELRTPITSLRGYTELLAESPRLPELERGWVEVVDRNARRLSELVEDLLTLGRARRAPVVRAAVEIRDAADYLADVALTQRPAADAKDLSLHTAVAGPLPVRAVPRDVLRALGNLVSNALKFTPDGGEVRVSAVPDGREVIFRVADTGPGMTAETLSHAFERFYRAPDAERENTPGTGLGLAITRELAERNGGSVDLHSPAGGGLVAELRLPRDLAATQRTEAGTGPSATGSGTLASSTTSAPR; encoded by the coding sequence ATGGACCGGGGCAGCGCGCTGACAAGCTGGGAGCCGCGCGATCCCGGGCTCTGGGGCCGGGGCATGCGCCCGTGGCTGCCCGCCTGGTGGGTCTGGCCGATCGCCGCTGCGGGGATCGGCGCCCTCGCCGCCTCCGGGCTGTACTTCACGCCGCCCGGCGGGACCCTGGCCATCTGGTGGCCCGCGGCCGGTCTCTCGGTCTGGTTCGTCCTGGTGAACCCGCCCCGCCGCCGCGCGCTCGCTCTCGCCCTCGTGTTCGTCGTGACGGCCGGGGCGAACCTCCTCAGCGGACGCGACCCGGGGCTCGCGCTGGGCTTGAGCTTCGCCAACGCCACGGAAGCCTTCGTCGTGGCGCTGCTGCTCGGTTTCGGCGGCGGACGCTTCGGCCTGCTCACCATCACGCACGCGCTGCGGTTCCTCCTCGCAGTCGCGGCGGGCGCGCTGGTCCTCGGCGCACTGGTCGGAGCGACCGTCCAGGCCGTCCAGGGCGGGGATCTGCTCGACGCCGCCGTCCCCGCGGCGGCCTCCCATGCCGCCGCGGTGCTGCTGGTCGCGCCGTTCGCGTTGATCCCGGCTCGCGCCGGCGACCCGTTCCGGTGGGGCGAGGTGGCGATCCAGACCGCCATCCTGGCCCTCGCCATCCTGGTCGTGTTCCGCCCGGGAGCGTACCTCCCCCTCGCCTTCCTGCCGTTCACCGTCGTGACCTGGGCGGCGTTCCGGTTCCCGATGGCGATCGCCTTCGCACAGTCGCTGGTCGCCGCGGTCGCCGTCATCGCGCTGAGCTTCAGCGGCGGCGGGCCGTTCGCCGCGATCGGGCTGAGCACCACGGACCTCGCCATCACGGTGGAGGTCTTCCTCGTGGCGCTGGCCACGATCACGGTGCTCATGGTCGCCGCCCGCAACGAGCTGCGCCGGGCCACCCGCACGGCGGCGACGACGACGCGCCTCATCACCGGGGGGTTCCTGGAGTCGGAGGTGGGACTGGTCATCGCCGAGCGCGAGCGCGGGACGTCCACCGTGATCTGGGCGAACGACGCGGCCCGGAACCTCTTGTCCGGCGAGCTCTCCCCCGAGGGACGCTGGGCGGGCGACATCGAGGCGGCGACGCAGACGGCCCTCCGCGGAGAGGCGGAGCAGGTGCACGAGCGGGGCGGAACCGTCATCCGCCTGCTCGCGAACCGGGTCCCGGGCGATCCTCGGCGTTTCGCCGTGCAGCTGGTGGACGTCACCAGCACGGTACGGATGATGCAGGCCAGGACCGAGGCCGAGCTGGAGCGCGATGCCGCCCGCACCGCGCGGATCGACCTGGAGCGTCAGCGCGACGACTTCGTGGCCACGACGAGCCACGAGCTGCGCACCCCCATCACGAGCCTGCGCGGCTACACGGAGCTGCTCGCCGAATCGCCGCGACTCCCGGAACTCGAACGCGGTTGGGTCGAGGTCGTCGACCGGAACGCCCGCCGGCTGTCCGAGCTCGTGGAGGACCTGCTCACCCTCGGGCGCGCCCGCCGGGCTCCCGTGGTCCGGGCGGCCGTGGAGATCCGCGATGCCGCGGACTACCTCGCCGACGTCGCCCTCACGCAGCGTCCGGCGGCGGATGCGAAGGATCTGTCGCTGCACACCGCCGTCGCCGGTCCCCTGCCGGTGCGCGCCGTTCCGCGCGATGTGCTGCGCGCCCTCGGCAATCTCGTCTCGAACGCGCTGAAGTTCACCCCCGACGGCGGCGAGGTGCGCGTGAGCGCCGTCCCGGACGGGCGTGAGGTGATCTTCCGCGTGGCCGATACCGGCCCCGGGATGACGGCGGAAACACTGTCCCACGCGTTCGAGCGGTTCTACCGTGCGCCCGACGCGGAGCGCGAGAACACGCCCGGCACCGGACTCGGGCTGGCCATCACGCGGGAGCTCGCCGAACGCAACGGCGGGTCGGTCGATCTGCACAGCCCTGCGGGTGGCGGACTCGTCGCCGAGCTGCGCCTGCCGCGCGACCTCGCGGCGACTCAGCGCACGGAGGCGGGCACGGGGCCGTCTGCGACCGGGTCGGGAACGCTCGCCTCCAGCACCACGTCCGCGCCGCGCTGA
- a CDS encoding cystathionine gamma-synthase: MTDHDAARGFASLVVHAGQSPDPATGDVIPALHMSTTFVQDGIGNLRQGYEYGRSGNPTRTALEAQLAAIEGGAHGISFSSGLAAEDALLRAALQPGDEVLLGNDVYGGTYRLIARVLGPWGIRLRVVDMSDLEAVAAALAERPAKILWVETPSNPMLKISDIAGLAALGHDAGALVVVDNTFASPALQQPLALGADVVVHSTTKYLGGHSDVVGGAVVTNHDALAEQVRFLQFAAGAVSGPHDAWLTTRGIKTLAIRMQRHSENADAVARFLTGHDRVARVHYPGLESHPGHDLAARQMRGFGGIVSLELADGPAARRFAESTRLFTLAESLGGVESLLNYPDEMTHASVRGTELAVPVELVRLSVGIEDADDLIADLDRALSAL; this comes from the coding sequence ATGACCGATCACGACGCCGCACGCGGCTTCGCCAGCCTCGTCGTCCACGCCGGGCAGAGCCCCGACCCCGCCACCGGCGACGTCATCCCGGCCCTGCACATGTCCACGACGTTCGTGCAGGACGGCATCGGTAACCTCCGGCAGGGCTACGAGTACGGGCGCAGCGGGAACCCGACGCGCACCGCGCTGGAAGCGCAGCTCGCGGCGATCGAGGGCGGCGCGCACGGGATCTCCTTCTCGTCCGGGCTCGCCGCCGAGGACGCCCTCCTCCGGGCGGCGCTCCAGCCGGGCGACGAGGTGCTCCTCGGCAACGACGTCTACGGCGGGACCTACCGCCTGATCGCCCGGGTCCTGGGCCCGTGGGGCATCCGCCTCCGCGTCGTCGACATGAGTGACCTGGAAGCGGTGGCCGCGGCCCTCGCCGAGAGGCCGGCCAAGATCCTCTGGGTCGAGACGCCCTCGAACCCGATGCTGAAGATCAGCGACATCGCCGGTCTCGCCGCGCTCGGTCACGACGCCGGCGCTCTCGTCGTGGTCGACAACACCTTCGCGTCGCCGGCCCTGCAGCAGCCGCTGGCACTCGGCGCCGACGTCGTCGTGCACTCCACGACGAAGTACCTGGGCGGGCACTCCGACGTGGTCGGCGGAGCCGTCGTGACGAATCACGACGCGCTCGCCGAGCAGGTGCGCTTCCTGCAGTTCGCCGCCGGCGCGGTCTCCGGCCCGCACGACGCCTGGCTCACCACCCGCGGCATCAAGACGCTCGCCATCCGCATGCAGCGGCACAGCGAGAACGCGGATGCCGTCGCGCGCTTCCTCACCGGACACGACCGGGTCGCGCGCGTGCACTACCCGGGTCTGGAGTCGCATCCCGGCCACGACCTGGCCGCGCGTCAGATGCGCGGCTTCGGCGGCATCGTGTCGCTGGAGCTGGCGGACGGCCCCGCGGCCCGCCGGTTCGCGGAGTCCACCCGGTTGTTCACCCTCGCGGAGTCCCTCGGCGGCGTGGAATCTCTCCTCAACTACCCGGACGAGATGACCCACGCCTCGGTGCGCGGAACGGAACTCGCGGTGCCGGTGGAGCTGGTGCGGCTCTCGGTCGGCATCGAGGATGCGGACGACCTGATCGCCGATCTGGATCGGGCGCTGTCCGCACTCTGA
- a CDS encoding pyridoxal-phosphate dependent enzyme, translating into MRYAQSVADLVGNTPLVRLNRVTEGIAATVLVKIEYLNPGGSSKDRIAANIIDAAERDGQLLPGGVIVEPTSGNTGVGLALIAQQRGYRCVFVVPDKVGEDKRAVLRAYGAEVVVTPTAVEPEDPQSYYSVSDRLVREIPGAFKPNQYENQNGPRSHYETTGPEIWRDTEGRITHFIAGVGTGGTISGTGKYLKEVSDGRVQVIGVDPVGSIYSGGPVHTYDVEGVGEDFWPGAYDGSVVDGFEKVGDAESFAMTRRLAREEGLLVGGSSGMAVAGALAAARDLPADAVVVVLLPDSGRGYMGKIFDDAWMREHGYEVETVEPLVPAAATNTAGENR; encoded by the coding sequence ATGCGTTACGCCCAGAGCGTCGCCGACCTCGTCGGCAACACCCCCCTCGTCCGTCTCAACCGCGTCACCGAGGGCATCGCCGCCACGGTGCTGGTGAAGATCGAGTACCTCAACCCCGGCGGGTCCTCCAAGGACCGCATCGCCGCGAACATCATCGATGCGGCGGAGCGCGACGGGCAGCTGTTGCCCGGCGGCGTGATCGTCGAGCCCACGAGCGGGAACACCGGCGTCGGGCTCGCGCTCATCGCGCAGCAGCGCGGCTACCGGTGCGTCTTCGTGGTGCCCGACAAGGTCGGCGAGGACAAGCGTGCGGTCCTGCGCGCCTACGGCGCCGAGGTCGTTGTCACCCCCACCGCCGTCGAGCCGGAGGACCCGCAGTCCTACTACTCGGTCTCGGACCGACTGGTGCGGGAGATCCCCGGCGCGTTCAAGCCGAACCAGTACGAGAACCAGAACGGCCCGCGCAGCCACTACGAGACGACCGGCCCGGAGATCTGGCGCGACACCGAGGGGCGGATCACCCACTTCATCGCCGGCGTCGGCACCGGCGGCACGATCAGCGGTACCGGGAAGTACCTCAAGGAGGTCTCCGACGGCCGGGTGCAGGTCATCGGCGTCGACCCGGTCGGCTCGATCTACTCGGGCGGCCCCGTCCACACCTACGACGTCGAGGGCGTCGGTGAGGACTTCTGGCCGGGCGCCTACGACGGTTCGGTCGTCGACGGCTTCGAGAAGGTCGGCGACGCGGAGTCGTTCGCCATGACGCGCCGGCTCGCCCGGGAAGAGGGGCTCCTCGTCGGCGGATCGAGCGGGATGGCCGTCGCCGGCGCGCTCGCCGCCGCCCGCGACCTCCCCGCGGACGCCGTCGTGGTGGTGCTGCTGCCCGATTCCGGGCGCGGGTACATGGGCAAGATCTTCGACGACGCATGGATGCGCGAGCACGGTTACGAGGTCGAGACGGTCGAGCCCCTCGTGCCCGCAGCCGCCACGAACACGGCAGGAGAGAACCGATGA
- a CDS encoding sulfurtransferase yields the protein MSAAEESPVIGVAELSALRARRRPVRLLDVRWRLDLPEGRPLYLGGHLPGAVYVDLEQELTRPGHPEEGRHPLPAFADLARAARRWGVRVGDLVVVYDDNDGVAAARAWWLLRRRGVEVRVLDGGLRAWIESGGPLEGGDLQPTPGDVVLRDEDPGAASIDEAAAAPREGALIDARSPLHYRGTAPTPDPRAGHIPGAVNIPTLAHVGPDGCLRGPAHVHRTLADAGVDPARPIVVSCSSGIAAAHTALALAHAGVPSRVFPGSWSRWSRTPGRPVAVGPSPWGEVYAR from the coding sequence ATGAGCGCCGCAGAGGAGAGCCCGGTGATCGGCGTGGCCGAGCTGTCCGCCCTGCGTGCGCGTCGTCGTCCCGTGCGGCTGCTCGACGTGCGCTGGCGGCTCGATCTCCCGGAAGGGCGCCCCCTCTACCTCGGCGGCCACCTGCCCGGCGCGGTGTACGTCGACCTGGAGCAGGAGCTCACGCGCCCCGGGCATCCGGAGGAGGGGCGTCATCCGCTCCCCGCGTTCGCCGACCTCGCCCGCGCCGCACGACGCTGGGGAGTCCGCGTCGGAGACCTCGTGGTGGTCTACGACGACAACGACGGGGTCGCCGCGGCCCGGGCGTGGTGGCTGCTGCGCCGCCGCGGCGTGGAGGTACGGGTCCTCGACGGCGGCCTCCGGGCGTGGATCGAATCGGGTGGCCCGCTCGAGGGCGGTGACCTGCAGCCGACGCCCGGAGACGTCGTGCTCCGTGACGAGGATCCCGGTGCCGCGTCGATCGACGAGGCGGCGGCGGCGCCGCGGGAAGGAGCGCTCATCGACGCGCGATCCCCGCTGCACTACCGCGGGACGGCGCCGACGCCGGATCCCAGGGCAGGGCACATCCCGGGCGCCGTCAACATCCCGACGCTGGCGCACGTCGGACCGGACGGCTGTCTCCGGGGGCCCGCCCACGTGCACCGCACCCTCGCGGATGCCGGGGTCGACCCGGCGCGCCCGATCGTCGTCTCCTGCAGCTCGGGCATCGCAGCCGCGCACACCGCCCTCGCCCTCGCCCACGCCGGGGTCCCGTCCCGGGTCTTCCCCGGTTCCTGGAGCCGATGGTCGCGCACCCCCGGCCGCCCCGTCGCCGTGGGGCCCTCACCCTGGGGTGAGGTCTACGCCCGCTGA
- a CDS encoding MarR family winged helix-turn-helix transcriptional regulator — protein MTSRSIPELDPEQDVLDQMVCFSLYTASRATTQAYRRLLAPWGLTYPQYLVLVQLWTRGAQSVRDLGTALSLDSGTLSPLLTRLERSGIITRTRDEADGRVVTVRLTEHGDRLRDEMADVPAQLFACMSLSMDSARALLDSLHTLTESVQASSTR, from the coding sequence ATGACGAGCCGAAGCATCCCGGAACTCGACCCGGAACAGGACGTCCTGGATCAGATGGTGTGCTTCTCGCTCTACACCGCCAGTCGCGCGACGACCCAGGCCTACCGCCGCCTGCTGGCCCCCTGGGGACTCACCTACCCGCAGTACCTGGTGCTGGTGCAGCTGTGGACGCGCGGCGCCCAATCGGTGCGGGACCTCGGGACAGCGCTCTCCCTCGACTCCGGGACGCTCTCCCCCCTCCTGACCAGGCTCGAACGCAGCGGGATCATCACCCGCACCCGCGACGAGGCGGACGGACGGGTCGTCACCGTCCGTCTCACCGAGCACGGTGACCGTCTCCGCGACGAGATGGCGGACGTCCCCGCGCAGCTCTTCGCGTGCATGAGCCTCTCCATGGATTCGGCGCGCGCCCTCCTCGACTCCCTGCACACGCTCACCGAGAGCGTGCAGGCGAGCAGCACGCGCTGA
- a CDS encoding organic hydroperoxide resistance protein, whose translation MEAIYTAEALSTGDGRNGHVVTSDGILDTDVRTPKEMGGPGGAPNPELLFAAGYAACFHSALQAVARMQKVALQDSSVGARVELGPKDGGGFQLAVELEVVLPGIPADQAQALADAAHQMCPYSNATRGNIDVAVRVTED comes from the coding sequence ATGGAAGCCATCTACACCGCAGAAGCCCTCTCCACCGGCGACGGACGCAACGGACACGTCGTCACCTCCGACGGCATCCTCGATACCGACGTCCGCACGCCCAAGGAGATGGGCGGCCCCGGCGGGGCCCCGAACCCGGAGCTGCTGTTCGCCGCCGGCTACGCGGCCTGCTTCCACAGCGCACTCCAGGCGGTGGCCCGGATGCAGAAGGTCGCGCTGCAGGATTCGAGCGTGGGGGCGCGCGTCGAGCTGGGCCCGAAGGACGGCGGCGGGTTCCAGCTCGCCGTGGAGCTCGAGGTGGTGCTCCCCGGCATCCCCGCCGATCAGGCGCAGGCCCTCGCCGACGCCGCCCACCAGATGTGCCCGTACTCGAACGCGACCCGCGGCAACATCGACGTCGCGGTCCGCGTGACCGAGGACTGA